The proteins below are encoded in one region of Paeniglutamicibacter cryotolerans:
- a CDS encoding ABC transporter permease, translated as MTLLQTPPDSAAPPVHSTATRRSLTDVVSRVLYVRPKLRVTALLLLPMLWLGVLYIGSLALLFITAFWTTDSFTSKVIPAFTLENFAEILTQPAYQATALRTIGIALAVTLVCMSLALPLGLYMAKVASPRMRAVLAIGITLPLWAGYLVKVFSWRITFSAGGPLDWLLAPLGMTGPGYGTAALIITLSYLWFPYMAVPVYSAFRQIPDNLLDASSDLGARSWATVRTVAIPLLKPAFIAGSIFTFSLSLGDYIAAQFVGGKTQVIGTVIASNINLNPPLAAAFGIVPILVVVLYLFLARKTGALKAL; from the coding sequence ATGACACTTCTTCAGACCCCGCCGGATTCGGCGGCGCCCCCGGTCCACTCGACCGCAACACGCCGGAGCCTGACCGACGTCGTCTCCCGGGTGCTCTACGTACGTCCCAAGCTGCGCGTCACCGCGTTGCTGTTGCTGCCCATGCTCTGGCTCGGCGTGCTCTACATCGGTTCGCTCGCACTGCTGTTCATCACCGCGTTCTGGACCACCGACTCCTTCACGTCCAAGGTGATCCCGGCATTCACGCTGGAGAACTTCGCCGAGATCCTCACCCAGCCGGCCTACCAGGCCACTGCGCTGCGCACCATCGGCATCGCGCTGGCAGTCACGCTTGTGTGCATGTCGCTCGCGCTGCCGCTGGGGCTCTACATGGCCAAGGTGGCCTCCCCGAGAATGCGCGCCGTGCTGGCCATCGGCATCACCCTGCCACTGTGGGCCGGCTACCTGGTCAAAGTCTTCTCCTGGCGCATCACCTTCTCCGCCGGCGGACCGCTCGATTGGCTGCTGGCCCCGCTGGGCATGACCGGCCCGGGCTACGGCACCGCCGCGCTGATCATCACACTGTCCTATCTCTGGTTCCCGTACATGGCCGTCCCGGTCTATTCCGCCTTCCGGCAGATCCCGGATAATCTTCTGGACGCTTCCTCGGACCTCGGTGCCCGTTCCTGGGCGACGGTGCGCACAGTGGCCATCCCCCTGCTGAAGCCGGCCTTCATCGCCGGGTCCATCTTCACCTTCTCACTCTCGCTCGGCGACTATATTGCCGCGCAGTTCGTCGGTGGAAAGACTCAGGTCATCGGGACAGTCATCGCCTCAAACATCAACTTGAACCCGCCACTGGCGGCGGCCTTCGGCATCGTGCCGATCCTCGTCGTGGTGCTCTACCTCTTCTTGGCGCGCAAAACCGGCGCCTTGAAGGCCCTCTAG
- a CDS encoding extracellular solute-binding protein, whose amino-acid sequence MKSRKFLPLAALAASATLILAGCSGASAPSSSGGIQVPDIAAASEVGESEGQVNIIAWAGFVEDGSTNPDADWVSKFEANTQCKVNRKVGATSDEMVQLMRGGEYDLVSASGDASLRLIAGGDVAPVNTELIPNFGNIVDGLKGQIYDTLNGKSYGVPIGRGANVLMYNTDQVKEAPTSWADTWAADSAYKGKVMAYDSPIFIADAAVYLMATQPDLGITNPYALDKDQLAAAVELLKTQNGIAGEYWNDALKAVSSISSGTAALGTGWQVVVNLAQADGGPVKSVLPKEGATGWSDTWMISSKSKNPNCAYKWMDYASSAEVNAKISQNFGMAPASKLACEGSKENEAHCDTFHATDEDYYKNVWMWTTPVEQCIDGRTDAVCTNYQEWTKAWTEVKG is encoded by the coding sequence ATGAAATCCCGTAAGTTCCTGCCCCTCGCGGCCCTCGCCGCCTCGGCAACCCTGATCCTGGCCGGTTGCTCCGGTGCCAGCGCGCCATCCTCCTCCGGCGGCATCCAGGTCCCCGACATCGCCGCTGCCAGCGAGGTCGGCGAGTCCGAGGGCCAGGTCAACATCATCGCCTGGGCCGGTTTCGTCGAGGACGGCTCGACCAACCCGGACGCCGACTGGGTCTCGAAGTTCGAGGCCAACACGCAGTGCAAGGTCAACCGCAAGGTCGGAGCGACATCCGATGAGATGGTTCAGCTGATGCGCGGCGGCGAGTACGACCTCGTGTCCGCCTCCGGCGATGCCTCGCTGCGCCTGATTGCCGGCGGCGACGTCGCCCCGGTGAACACCGAACTGATCCCGAACTTCGGCAACATCGTCGACGGGCTCAAGGGCCAGATCTACGACACGCTCAACGGCAAGAGCTATGGCGTCCCGATCGGCCGCGGCGCCAACGTGCTGATGTACAACACCGACCAGGTCAAGGAGGCCCCGACCTCATGGGCCGACACCTGGGCCGCCGACAGCGCGTACAAGGGCAAGGTGATGGCCTACGATTCGCCGATCTTCATCGCCGACGCTGCCGTCTACCTGATGGCCACGCAGCCGGACCTGGGCATCACCAACCCGTACGCGCTGGACAAGGATCAGCTCGCCGCCGCCGTCGAGCTGCTCAAGACCCAGAACGGCATCGCCGGCGAGTACTGGAACGACGCGCTGAAGGCCGTCTCCTCGATCTCCTCGGGTACGGCCGCGCTGGGCACCGGCTGGCAGGTCGTGGTCAACCTGGCCCAGGCCGACGGCGGACCGGTCAAGTCCGTACTGCCGAAGGAAGGCGCCACCGGCTGGTCCGATACTTGGATGATCTCCTCGAAGTCCAAGAACCCGAACTGCGCCTACAAGTGGATGGACTATGCCTCCTCCGCCGAGGTGAATGCCAAGATCTCGCAGAACTTCGGCATGGCCCCGGCTTCCAAGCTGGCCTGCGAAGGCTCGAAGGAGAACGAGGCGCACTGCGACACGTTCCACGCCACCGACGAGGACTACTACAAGAACGTGTGGATGTGGACCACCCCGGTCGAGCAGTGCATCGACGGGCGCACCGACGCCGTCTGCACCAACTACCAGGAATGGACCAAGGCCTGGACCGAGGTCAAGGGCTAA
- a CDS encoding ABC transporter ATP-binding protein, translated as MPAASASTLTAQGPAAGSDATPAISLRQVGKSFGDFHAVKGLDLDIRTGEFFSLLGPSGSGKTTVLRMIAGFELPSTGTIKLGNTDVTNSAPFERDVNTVFQDYALFPHLTVAQNVEYGLKLRKRPKSERNRRVVEALEMVRLPQVSHRLPSQLSGGQRQRIALARALVLRPQVLLLDEPLGALDKQLREQMQIELKAIQRDVGITFVFVTHDQEEALTLSDRVAVFNDGKIDQVGTPEDLYERPATRFVATFLGNTNLIEGDLARELTGTTALLSLRPERISVRDAAATPEPGHSSVAAVIEEIIYTGPTIRYIARTPGGDTLMVQEQNDARATNALRGQRVRLEWPSRFNYPI; from the coding sequence GTGCCAGCAGCATCAGCTTCCACCCTCACCGCTCAGGGGCCGGCCGCCGGTTCCGATGCTACGCCCGCCATCTCCCTGCGCCAGGTCGGCAAGTCCTTCGGCGACTTCCACGCCGTCAAGGGCCTGGACCTCGACATCCGCACCGGCGAATTCTTCTCCCTGCTCGGCCCCTCGGGCTCGGGCAAGACCACTGTGTTGCGCATGATCGCCGGCTTCGAGCTGCCCAGCACCGGCACGATCAAGCTCGGCAACACCGACGTCACCAACTCGGCGCCGTTCGAACGCGACGTGAACACCGTCTTCCAGGACTATGCGCTCTTCCCCCACCTCACCGTCGCGCAGAACGTCGAATACGGACTCAAGCTGCGCAAGCGACCCAAGTCCGAGCGCAATCGCCGCGTGGTCGAGGCCCTGGAAATGGTCCGCCTGCCCCAGGTCTCGCACCGGCTGCCCTCCCAGCTCTCCGGCGGCCAGCGCCAGCGCATTGCGCTGGCCCGTGCCCTGGTGCTGCGCCCGCAGGTACTGCTGCTCGACGAACCTCTGGGAGCACTGGACAAGCAGCTGCGCGAACAGATGCAGATCGAGCTCAAGGCCATTCAGCGCGACGTCGGCATCACGTTCGTCTTCGTCACCCACGACCAGGAGGAGGCGCTCACGCTCTCGGACCGGGTCGCCGTGTTCAACGACGGCAAGATCGACCAGGTCGGCACCCCCGAGGACCTGTATGAACGCCCGGCCACCCGCTTCGTGGCGACCTTTCTGGGCAACACGAACCTCATCGAGGGCGACCTGGCCAGGGAGCTCACCGGCACCACTGCCCTCCTGAGCCTGCGCCCCGAGCGGATCAGCGTCCGCGACGCCGCCGCCACCCCGGAACCGGGCCACTCCTCGGTTGCCGCCGTCATCGAGGAAATCATCTACACCGGCCCCACCATCCGCTACATCGCCCGCACCCCCGGCGGCGACACGCTGATGGTCCAGGAACAAAACGATGCCCGCGCCACCAATGCCCTCCGCGGCCAGCGGGTCCGGCTGGAATGGCCGTCCCGGTTCAACTACCCCATCTAG
- a CDS encoding FadR/GntR family transcriptional regulator, which translates to MPQDSSPRQRQLSAVFATLEGGGRAQRVEDRIIGGISAGILLDGERLPSEAELATSMGVATVTAREALVALRSRGLVATRRGREGGTFITLPDGDRSALLFARLAGLSRVELRDMGIHYAAICSTAAELAALNADAEDAAGIRRILDAEPGAAVPGVTVGNFLLELAALSQSARLTREHVRLHTDFGSLLWLAHADPDFDADMLELCRRIVDAVTARDPARARGLVNDYIRAGVVWLIEAKAVRGPAPGTTIDRSNP; encoded by the coding sequence ATGCCTCAGGACTCATCCCCACGCCAGCGCCAACTCTCGGCCGTTTTCGCAACCCTCGAAGGCGGAGGACGCGCCCAACGGGTCGAGGACCGCATCATTGGGGGAATCAGTGCCGGAATCCTTCTGGATGGCGAGCGCCTGCCCAGTGAGGCCGAACTGGCCACGTCCATGGGGGTGGCCACGGTAACGGCGCGCGAGGCACTGGTGGCGTTGCGCTCCCGCGGGCTGGTGGCCACCCGGCGTGGACGCGAGGGTGGAACGTTTATTACGCTCCCCGACGGTGACCGATCGGCATTGCTCTTCGCCCGACTGGCCGGGTTGAGCCGGGTGGAACTGCGCGACATGGGCATCCACTACGCAGCGATTTGCTCCACTGCGGCCGAACTTGCCGCGTTGAACGCCGATGCCGAAGACGCCGCCGGGATCCGCCGCATTCTCGATGCCGAGCCGGGCGCTGCCGTCCCCGGCGTCACGGTAGGCAACTTCCTGTTGGAACTTGCTGCACTGAGCCAGTCAGCCCGGCTTACCCGCGAACACGTGCGCCTGCACACCGATTTCGGGTCGCTGCTGTGGCTCGCCCACGCCGATCCCGATTTTGACGCGGACATGCTCGAACTGTGCCGCCGGATCGTCGATGCCGTGACAGCCAGGGACCCGGCACGTGCGCGGGGACTGGTCAACGACTACATTAGGGCCGGAGTGGTCTGGCTCATCGAGGCCAAGGCCGTTCGCGGACCGGCCCCCGGCACCACCATCGACAGGAGCAACCCATGA
- a CDS encoding cache domain-containing protein translates to MNSAPGTGTPPGGAIQDFFASILADLREWSGGVTALFEASASAPTRRVVDDAVQPLALGLLGESTLPLVGGGFVAARDALADATWHMAWWQGATRERLLLMAMESAGETYSRREWFTVPMESGRGHITGPYVDFLCTDEYTVTFTVPVESGGRRVGIAGADILVESLEDLLMERILAIGSKAALVNRSGRVILSPDPQLAAGLLLAPGWQDAVDGWLAVDGAGSENMNVIRCGDLPLAVVSP, encoded by the coding sequence ATGAACAGCGCCCCCGGTACCGGCACGCCCCCGGGAGGGGCGATCCAGGACTTCTTCGCATCGATCCTGGCCGACCTGCGGGAATGGTCCGGTGGCGTGACGGCGCTCTTCGAGGCCTCCGCGTCGGCTCCGACGCGCCGGGTGGTGGACGACGCCGTCCAGCCGCTGGCCCTCGGTCTACTGGGGGAATCGACGCTCCCGCTGGTCGGCGGGGGGTTCGTAGCTGCCCGTGACGCGCTCGCCGATGCCACCTGGCATATGGCCTGGTGGCAGGGGGCAACGCGGGAGCGGCTGCTGCTGATGGCGATGGAATCGGCGGGGGAGACCTATTCGCGCCGTGAATGGTTCACCGTCCCGATGGAGTCTGGCCGTGGCCACATCACCGGGCCTTACGTCGACTTCCTGTGCACCGACGAGTACACGGTGACGTTCACCGTCCCCGTCGAATCAGGTGGGCGCCGTGTAGGGATCGCCGGGGCGGATATCCTCGTCGAATCCCTGGAGGACCTGCTCATGGAGCGGATCCTGGCCATCGGCTCGAAGGCTGCCCTGGTGAACCGCAGCGGCCGGGTCATTTTGTCACCGGATCCGCAACTTGCCGCCGGCCTGCTGCTGGCGCCCGGCTGGCAGGACGCCGTCGACGGGTGGTTGGCCGTCGACGGAGCGGGGTCCGAAAACATGAACGTGATCCGCTGCGGGGACCTTCCGCTGGCCGTCGTCAGCCCCTAG
- a CDS encoding Dps family protein: MVENNDTEASYTVPGVTLSAGQKAGNILQLRLHSLNDLQLTLKHVHWNVVGRDFIGVYEMLDPQIDEVRLMVDALAERMATLGVSPNGLPGDLVARRTWDDYSINRAATAEHLAALDLVYSGVVTSMRSAMAEIGALDPITEDLLMGQIAALEQFQWFIRAHLESDAGTLANAGEHTEVGAAQKLR, from the coding sequence ATGGTTGAAAACAACGACACCGAAGCGAGCTACACGGTACCCGGGGTCACACTCAGCGCCGGGCAGAAGGCCGGGAATATCCTCCAGCTTCGCCTGCACTCGCTCAACGACCTGCAGCTGACACTCAAGCACGTGCATTGGAACGTAGTGGGCCGTGACTTCATCGGGGTGTATGAGATGCTCGACCCCCAGATCGACGAGGTCAGACTCATGGTCGATGCGCTGGCCGAGCGCATGGCCACGCTCGGGGTCTCACCCAACGGGCTCCCCGGGGACCTTGTGGCCCGGCGGACCTGGGACGACTACTCGATCAACCGCGCTGCCACCGCCGAGCACCTTGCAGCGCTGGATCTGGTGTATTCAGGCGTGGTGACATCCATGCGCTCGGCCATGGCGGAAATCGGCGCATTGGATCCCATCACCGAGGACCTGTTGATGGGCCAGATCGCCGCCCTTGAGCAGTTCCAGTGGTTCATTCGCGCCCACCTGGAATCCGATGCCGGAACCCTGGCGAATGCCGGGGAACACACCGAAGTGGGTGCAGCTCAGAAACTGCGATGA